Proteins from a genomic interval of Diospyros lotus cultivar Yz01 chromosome 6, ASM1463336v1, whole genome shotgun sequence:
- the LOC127803601 gene encoding uncharacterized protein At5g64816-like, whose amino-acid sequence MVEVWWSLLGAAIPALVAGQAFRMKRWRAEEQRTKGAQRREKTSDDIFVCERVCTSKRMLKKVGAFSKDPIPDTCVTVCGVSEIDACSDACARAVCVNQHQVPNWNDVCLRRCQSECLKLSASSRST is encoded by the coding sequence ATGGTGGAAGTTTGGTGGTCCCTTCTGGGAGCTGCTATTCCGGCTCTTGTTGCAGGGCAAGCTTTTAGAATGAAGAGATGGCGTGCTGAAGAGCAAAGAACAAAGGGTGCTCAACGAAGAGAGAAGACTTCTGATGATATCTTTGTCTGTGAGAGGGTATGCACATCTAAGAGAATGCTCAAGAAGGTCGGGGCATTCTCCAAAGACCCCATTCCTGATACTTGTGTTACCGTTTGCGGTGTCTCTGAGATCGATGCATGCTCAGATGCCTGCGCCCGGGCTGTCTGCGTGAACCAGCATCAAGTACCCAACTGGAACGACGTCTGCCTTCGAAGATGCCAAAGCGAATGCCTTAAACTGTCTGCATCATCTCGTTCGACGTAG